One window from the genome of Amycolatopsis sp. NBC_01480 encodes:
- a CDS encoding FecCD family ABC transporter permease — protein MAPILLGLLVALLVSVVVAVGIGTVAVPVTHTWAFLRAGLVGGVIGPGDVGQYRIIWDIRLPRVLLAVVVGAGLATVGVAIQAMVRNALAEPFVLGISSGASVGATAVALFGVFASMGVYALSVGAFLAALGATVIVYLVARTREGLTPLRLVLTGTAMSYGFFAVTTVLVFQAPNGEAARSALFWLLGSLAGANWASLPVAAIVVVAGALLLFALSGRLNALAMGDEAATTLGVSVPRLRVLLFVVCSAMTGVLVAVSGAIGFVGLILPHLVRLVVGADHRRVLAVAPLAGAVFLVWVDVAARVLAAPEELPIGVLTAAVGVPAFLVLMRRRAYVFGGA, from the coding sequence CTGGCGCCGATCCTCCTGGGACTCCTCGTGGCCCTCCTGGTTTCCGTAGTGGTCGCCGTCGGGATCGGGACGGTCGCCGTGCCGGTCACTCACACGTGGGCCTTTCTCCGGGCCGGGCTCGTCGGCGGCGTCATCGGTCCGGGCGACGTCGGCCAGTACCGGATCATCTGGGACATCCGGTTGCCGCGGGTACTGCTCGCGGTGGTCGTCGGCGCGGGGCTGGCGACGGTGGGTGTCGCGATTCAGGCCATGGTGCGCAACGCGCTCGCGGAGCCGTTCGTGCTCGGCATCTCTTCCGGGGCGTCGGTGGGCGCGACGGCGGTGGCGTTGTTCGGTGTCTTCGCCTCGATGGGCGTCTACGCCCTGTCCGTCGGCGCGTTCCTGGCCGCGCTCGGCGCGACTGTGATCGTCTACCTCGTCGCGAGGACGCGCGAAGGCCTCACACCGCTGCGCCTGGTGCTGACCGGCACCGCGATGTCGTACGGGTTCTTCGCTGTCACCACGGTTCTCGTCTTCCAGGCGCCGAACGGCGAAGCCGCGCGCTCGGCCCTTTTCTGGCTGCTGGGCAGTCTCGCCGGGGCGAATTGGGCGTCGTTGCCGGTGGCGGCGATCGTCGTGGTGGCCGGAGCGCTGCTGCTGTTCGCGCTGTCGGGCCGATTGAACGCGCTGGCCATGGGCGACGAAGCGGCGACGACGCTCGGCGTGAGCGTGCCCCGGCTGCGTGTGCTGCTGTTCGTCGTTTGTTCGGCCATGACCGGAGTGCTGGTGGCGGTCAGTGGCGCGATCGGGTTCGTCGGGCTGATCCTGCCTCATCTGGTGCGCCTCGTCGTCGGCGCCGACCATCGGCGGGTGCTGGCCGTCGCGCCGCTCGCGGGCGCGGTGTTCCTCGTCTGGGTGGACGTTGCCGCGCGAGTGCTCGCCGCGCCCGAGGAGTTGCCGATCGGGGTGCTGACGGCGGCCGTCGGCGTGCCCGCGTTCCTGGTGCTGATGCGGCGCCGGGCCTACGTGTTCGGGGGTGCGTGA
- a CDS encoding ABC transporter ATP-binding protein: MDLSLHGVTVSAAGRALVEDVTLDAPAGRFVGLLGPNGSGKSTTLRAVYHVLKPATGAVLLDGRPLDAFAPRERARAIAAVAQESHTEFDFTVAEVVAMGRLPHHGLLDRATAADQDICAAALRQVGLADLAGRGVLTLSGGERQRVLIARALAQQPKILVLDEPTNHLDIRHQLEVLALVRQSGPTVLAALHDLNLAAATCDTVHVLDGGRLVASGTPADVLTPELLADVFGVRAHVVPHPASGRPQLLFDRLESQEDSHA; the protein is encoded by the coding sequence ATGGACCTCTCGCTCCACGGCGTGACGGTGAGTGCCGCCGGCCGCGCACTGGTCGAGGACGTGACGCTCGACGCGCCGGCCGGCCGGTTCGTCGGCCTGCTCGGGCCGAACGGCAGTGGCAAGTCCACCACGTTGCGCGCTGTCTACCACGTGCTGAAGCCCGCAACCGGCGCCGTGCTGCTCGACGGGCGTCCGCTCGACGCCTTCGCCCCGCGTGAACGAGCGCGCGCGATCGCCGCCGTCGCGCAGGAGTCGCACACGGAGTTCGACTTCACCGTCGCCGAAGTCGTGGCGATGGGCCGGCTGCCGCATCACGGCCTGCTCGACCGGGCAACCGCCGCCGACCAGGACATCTGTGCGGCGGCCCTGCGCCAGGTCGGGCTGGCGGACCTGGCCGGACGAGGCGTGCTCACGCTTTCGGGCGGTGAACGGCAACGAGTCCTGATCGCGCGGGCCCTGGCCCAACAGCCGAAGATCCTCGTGCTGGACGAGCCCACGAACCACCTCGACATCCGCCACCAGCTCGAGGTCCTCGCCTTGGTGCGGCAAAGCGGGCCGACGGTGCTCGCCGCCCTGCACGACCTCAACCTCGCCGCCGCGACGTGCGACACCGTGCACGTGCTCGATGGCGGCCGGCTCGTCGCGAGCGGGACTCCGGCGGACGTCCTGACGCCCGAGCTGCTGGCCGACGTGTTCGGCGTGCGCGCGCACGTCGTGCCACACCCGGCATCCGGCCGGCCGCAGCTTTTGTTCGACCGGCTCGAATCCCAGGAGGACAGTCATGCGTAG
- a CDS encoding ABC transporter substrate-binding protein — protein MRRTVAMVLVATLAVTGCGAQVSEGDSGAVPAGYPVTVTNCGSPLTVQRPPSRVVTNDIGITELMFALGLGDRMAGYVVDQGQFGGVASSPWKGDFAKVRKLAEKINLEVMQGAGADLVFAGWNYGFSEGTGFTPDTLRQLGISSYQLTEACRNGVGKQRGIMPPLDALYTDLRNLGKIFGVSDRAEQLVKQYSSQVAAVEGAVATGRQRPKVFLYDDGRDQPFTAARNAGPDEIITKAGGTNIFADLDDTWTTVSWEAVVQRAPDVILINDYGGEVGTVADKENFLRSRPGLRDIPAVKQGRFFALPYAALVEGPRNASAVQSFGAYLAGLPH, from the coding sequence ATGCGTAGGACAGTCGCGATGGTCCTGGTGGCCACGCTGGCGGTGACGGGCTGTGGTGCCCAAGTGTCCGAAGGGGACAGTGGCGCCGTGCCGGCGGGGTATCCCGTCACGGTGACGAACTGCGGTTCGCCGCTGACAGTCCAGCGTCCGCCGTCTCGGGTGGTCACCAACGACATCGGCATCACGGAGCTGATGTTCGCCCTCGGCCTCGGCGACCGGATGGCCGGTTACGTGGTCGACCAGGGGCAATTCGGCGGCGTCGCCTCGTCGCCGTGGAAAGGCGACTTCGCGAAAGTGCGCAAACTCGCCGAGAAGATCAACCTCGAGGTGATGCAGGGCGCGGGCGCGGACCTGGTTTTCGCCGGCTGGAACTACGGCTTCTCCGAGGGCACCGGCTTCACCCCGGACACCCTGCGGCAACTCGGCATCTCCAGCTATCAGCTCACCGAGGCGTGCCGAAACGGCGTCGGCAAACAGCGCGGGATCATGCCTCCGCTCGACGCGCTGTACACCGATCTGCGCAACCTCGGCAAGATCTTCGGCGTGAGCGACCGGGCCGAACAGCTGGTCAAGCAGTACAGCTCGCAGGTCGCGGCGGTCGAGGGCGCCGTCGCCACCGGGCGGCAACGGCCGAAGGTCTTCCTCTACGACGACGGGCGCGACCAGCCGTTCACCGCCGCGCGCAACGCGGGCCCGGACGAGATCATCACCAAAGCCGGCGGCACCAACATCTTCGCCGACCTCGACGACACCTGGACGACGGTCAGCTGGGAGGCCGTGGTCCAACGCGCGCCGGACGTCATCCTGATCAACGACTACGGCGGCGAAGTCGGCACGGTCGCCGACAAGGAGAACTTCCTCCGCTCGCGGCCCGGGCTTCGCGACATCCCGGCGGTCAAACAAGGCAGGTTCTTCGCTTTGCCGTACGCGGCGTTGGTGGAGGGCCCGCGCAACGCGTCGGCTGTGCAGTCTTTCGGCGCTTATCTCGCGGGCCTCCCTCACTGA
- the cimA gene encoding citramalate synthase, producing MTRTEPAETPLGDAFHLYDTTLRDGAQREGITYSATDKLAVARLLDELGVGFIEGGWPGALPKDTEFFARAAKGELELKHAALVAFGSTRKAGTTADRDPQVRALLDSAAPVITLVAKADLRHIERALRADVDEACAMVSDTVRFLTGEGRRVFLDAEHFFDGYAHSPETSLRVLDAAATAGADVLVLCDTNGGQLPLGLAETVREVKEKTGFRLGIHCQDDTSCAVANSVAAVQAGATHVQCTANGYGERAGNADLFAVTGNLVTKLGMEVLPTGGAAELTRVSHALAEIANIAPDTHQAYVGSSAFAHKAGLHASAIKVDPLLYNHIDPPSVGNGMRVLVTEMAGRASLELKGRELGVDLAGRPEALTNAMRKVKLLESEGWSFEAADASLGLLLRREVAGAADEEPAAPPFELESYRVVLDHRPDGEVVSEATVKVHVSGHRVIATAEGNGPVHALDAALRQALSPHLSWLDTVELADYKVRILPSHPGTDAVTRVLLETTDGLHEWTTVGVHGNIVEASWLAMCDALVHKSLAPTT from the coding sequence GTGACCCGCACGGAGCCCGCCGAAACCCCGCTCGGCGACGCCTTCCACCTCTACGACACCACCCTGCGCGACGGTGCCCAGCGTGAGGGGATCACGTACTCCGCCACGGACAAGCTGGCCGTCGCGCGGCTGCTGGACGAGCTGGGAGTCGGTTTCATCGAGGGTGGCTGGCCCGGCGCGCTGCCGAAGGACACGGAGTTCTTCGCCCGTGCCGCCAAGGGCGAGTTGGAGCTGAAGCACGCGGCGCTCGTCGCGTTCGGCTCCACGCGCAAGGCGGGCACGACGGCGGACCGGGATCCGCAGGTGAGGGCGTTGCTGGATTCCGCCGCCCCGGTCATCACGCTCGTCGCGAAGGCGGACCTGCGGCACATCGAGCGCGCGCTGCGGGCGGATGTCGACGAAGCCTGCGCGATGGTCAGCGACACGGTCAGGTTCCTGACCGGCGAGGGCCGCCGCGTCTTCCTTGACGCCGAACACTTCTTCGACGGATACGCCCATTCCCCGGAGACCTCGCTGCGTGTGCTCGACGCCGCGGCGACCGCGGGCGCCGACGTCCTCGTGCTGTGCGACACCAACGGCGGCCAGCTGCCGCTGGGCCTGGCCGAGACTGTCCGCGAGGTCAAGGAGAAGACCGGATTCCGCCTCGGAATCCATTGCCAGGACGACACTTCCTGCGCCGTGGCGAACTCCGTCGCCGCGGTGCAGGCCGGCGCGACGCACGTCCAGTGCACCGCGAACGGTTACGGCGAGCGGGCCGGCAACGCCGACCTGTTCGCCGTGACGGGAAACCTCGTGACCAAGCTCGGCATGGAGGTCCTCCCGACCGGGGGCGCCGCCGAGCTCACCCGCGTCTCCCATGCCCTTGCCGAAATCGCGAACATCGCACCCGACACCCACCAGGCCTACGTCGGGTCTTCGGCCTTCGCTCACAAGGCGGGGCTGCACGCGAGCGCGATCAAGGTGGATCCGTTGTTGTACAACCACATCGATCCGCCTTCTGTCGGCAACGGCATGCGGGTACTGGTCACGGAGATGGCCGGCAGGGCCAGTCTCGAGCTCAAGGGACGTGAGCTCGGGGTCGACCTTGCCGGCCGGCCCGAAGCCCTGACGAACGCGATGCGGAAGGTCAAGCTCCTCGAATCCGAAGGCTGGTCGTTCGAGGCCGCCGACGCCTCGCTCGGACTCCTGCTGCGGCGCGAGGTCGCGGGCGCCGCCGACGAGGAGCCGGCCGCACCGCCGTTCGAGCTGGAGTCCTACCGCGTGGTGCTCGACCACCGCCCGGACGGTGAGGTGGTGTCCGAGGCCACCGTCAAAGTCCACGTGTCGGGGCACCGCGTGATCGCCACGGCGGAGGGCAACGGCCCGGTGCACGCGCTCGATGCCGCGCTGCGCCAGGCACTCAGCCCGCACCTGTCCTGGCTGGACACTGTCGAACTCGCCGACTACAAGGTTCGGATCCTGCCCTCCCATCCCGGCACGGACGCCGTCACGCGGGTGCTGCTGGAAACGACTGATGGCTTGCACGAATGGACCACGGTGGGCGTCCACGGGAACATCGTGGAGGCCAGCTGGCTCGCGATGTGTGATGCGTTGGTGCACAAGAGCCTGGCCCCCACGACGTGA
- a CDS encoding fumarylacetoacetate hydrolase family protein, translating into MRLARIAHPSGVAFASVEGEGDDAQVLEIAEHPFGQPNFTGKRWPLADVRLLAPILPSKVIAVGRNYAKHAAEFGNEVPSAPMLFIKPSTTVIGPNAPIRRPSGIGRVDFEGELAVVIGQPIKNVTAARAASAILGYTVANDVSARDLQKADGQWGRAKGFDTFCPLGPWIETSLDPSDLALRSEVDGEVKQDGRTSDLVHTVPELVEFVSGVMTLLPGDIILTGTPEGVGPIDDGQQVSITIEGIGTLTNPVQNV; encoded by the coding sequence GTGCGTCTAGCTCGTATTGCTCATCCCAGTGGTGTCGCGTTCGCTTCGGTCGAGGGTGAAGGTGACGACGCCCAGGTGCTGGAGATCGCCGAGCACCCGTTCGGCCAGCCGAACTTCACCGGCAAGCGGTGGCCGCTCGCCGACGTCCGGCTGCTCGCGCCGATCCTGCCGTCCAAGGTGATCGCCGTCGGCCGGAACTACGCCAAGCACGCGGCGGAGTTCGGCAACGAGGTGCCGTCCGCGCCGATGCTGTTCATCAAGCCGTCCACCACCGTCATCGGCCCCAACGCGCCGATCCGCCGCCCGTCGGGCATCGGGCGCGTGGATTTCGAGGGCGAGCTGGCCGTGGTCATCGGCCAGCCGATCAAGAACGTGACCGCCGCGCGCGCGGCGAGTGCGATCCTCGGCTACACGGTGGCGAACGACGTCAGCGCGCGTGACCTTCAGAAGGCCGACGGCCAGTGGGGCCGGGCGAAGGGCTTCGACACGTTCTGCCCGCTCGGCCCGTGGATCGAGACGTCGCTCGACCCGTCCGACCTCGCGCTCCGCAGTGAGGTGGACGGCGAGGTCAAGCAGGACGGCCGCACCTCGGACCTGGTGCACACGGTGCCCGAGCTGGTCGAGTTCGTGTCGGGCGTGATGACGCTCTTGCCCGGCGACATCATCCTCACCGGCACCCCCGAAGGCGTCGGCCCGATCGACGACGGCCAGCAGGTCTCGATCACGATCGAGGGCATCGGCACGCTGACCAACCCGGTGCAGAACGTCTGA
- a CDS encoding FAD-dependent oxidoreductase: protein MDERTGCVVVGGGPAGMVTGLILARAGVEVTVLEKHPDFLRDFRGDTVHPSTLTLLDELGLGEKFDALPHSEVSSAGFPLESGGTMKLADLSLLKVPHPYIAMVPQWDLLNLLAEAAQKEPTFTLRLETEMTGLLRSGSRVDGVRYRTAEGVEGELRADLVIAADGRWSLARRSAGLEPKEYDTPFDAWWFRLPRYDEEAGATLMPRMRHRRFAVPLPRTGYYQIAYLAPKGEDLRAAGIESFRHNVTEVCPEYTDRIDELKSMEDVKFLNVRVNRLHRWHTDGLLCIGDAAHAMSPVGGVGINLAVQDAVAAASLLAEALLRGRPTEAELKAIRTRRILPTIAVQTIQRVLHRFVMHPVMDGRRDGPPQQMIKVFSRFPKLAFFPALVLGVGFRPEHAPEFARRAQEPVDC, encoded by the coding sequence ATGGACGAGCGCACAGGGTGCGTGGTCGTCGGCGGCGGGCCGGCCGGGATGGTCACCGGCCTGATCCTGGCGAGGGCCGGCGTCGAGGTGACGGTGCTGGAGAAGCACCCGGACTTCCTTCGGGACTTCCGCGGGGACACGGTGCACCCGTCCACGCTCACGCTGCTCGACGAGCTCGGCCTCGGCGAGAAGTTCGACGCGCTGCCGCACAGCGAGGTGTCTTCGGCCGGCTTCCCGCTTGAAAGCGGCGGGACGATGAAGCTGGCCGACCTGTCCCTGTTGAAAGTGCCGCACCCCTACATCGCGATGGTCCCGCAGTGGGACCTCCTCAATCTCCTCGCGGAGGCCGCGCAGAAGGAGCCGACGTTCACTCTGCGGCTCGAGACGGAGATGACCGGGCTTCTCCGCTCAGGCTCCCGCGTCGACGGCGTGCGGTACCGGACCGCCGAGGGCGTCGAGGGCGAACTGCGCGCTGACCTGGTCATCGCCGCCGACGGGCGATGGTCACTAGCCCGCCGATCCGCCGGGCTGGAGCCGAAGGAGTACGACACGCCGTTCGACGCCTGGTGGTTCCGCCTGCCCCGGTACGACGAGGAGGCCGGCGCGACGCTGATGCCGCGAATGCGCCACCGCCGCTTCGCCGTCCCGCTCCCCCGCACCGGCTACTACCAGATCGCTTACCTCGCGCCGAAGGGCGAAGATCTGCGCGCGGCGGGCATCGAGAGCTTCCGGCACAACGTCACCGAAGTCTGCCCGGAGTACACCGACCGCATCGACGAACTCAAGTCGATGGAAGACGTGAAGTTCCTCAACGTCCGCGTCAACCGCCTGCACCGCTGGCACACCGATGGCCTCCTCTGCATCGGCGACGCGGCTCACGCGATGTCGCCCGTGGGTGGCGTCGGGATCAACCTGGCGGTGCAGGACGCGGTCGCCGCGGCAAGCTTGCTGGCGGAGGCGCTCCTCCGCGGCCGTCCAACCGAAGCGGAGCTGAAAGCCATTCGCACCCGCCGCATCCTGCCGACGATCGCTGTCCAGACCATCCAGCGGGTGCTCCACCGGTTCGTGATGCACCCGGTCATGGACGGCCGCCGCGACGGGCCGCCACAGCAGATGATCAAGGTGTTCTCGCGTTTCCCGAAGCTCGCGTTCTTCCCGGCGCTCGTGCTAGGCGTCGGCTTCCGGCCCGAGCACGCCCCCGAGTTCGCCCGCCGAGCCCAGGAACCGGTCGACTGCTGA
- a CDS encoding HAD family hydrolase codes for MDFAVASGTPSRTAPPAPAGPEPWAPPQLRLVCLDIDDTLIDCTAAIRRTLTALTGRGDLWPLWDLITEEHVAMVVAGQLGYDVMHHRRTECFLAELGILADFAQVASFEERRRDILSQSWQLFDDVTQCLEWLRAAGLQLAAVTNASGAHQRRKIADLGLAPFFDHVAIAGELGVAKPDPLMFHSACLALGCDPAQTVHVGDKLDTDAIGAQDAGLGAVWLDRDGTSRTGERAPAGVHTVTSLAELPELLVSEYVTVGVPAQRAAGTPAAQLRDRVL; via the coding sequence GTGGATTTCGCCGTGGCATCAGGGACCCCTTCGCGCACCGCCCCGCCGGCGCCCGCCGGCCCCGAACCGTGGGCGCCGCCCCAGCTGCGGCTGGTTTGCCTCGACATCGACGACACCCTGATCGACTGCACCGCCGCGATCCGCCGCACCCTGACCGCCCTGACCGGGCGCGGTGATCTCTGGCCGTTGTGGGACTTGATCACCGAGGAGCACGTGGCGATGGTCGTCGCCGGGCAACTCGGCTACGACGTGATGCACCACCGCCGTACCGAGTGTTTCCTCGCGGAGCTGGGCATTCTCGCGGACTTCGCGCAGGTGGCCTCGTTCGAAGAACGCCGGCGCGACATCCTTTCGCAGTCCTGGCAGCTGTTTGACGACGTGACGCAGTGCCTCGAGTGGCTTCGTGCGGCCGGCCTGCAGCTCGCCGCCGTGACGAACGCCTCGGGGGCCCACCAGCGGCGGAAGATCGCGGACCTGGGGCTTGCGCCGTTCTTCGACCATGTCGCCATCGCGGGGGAGCTCGGCGTCGCCAAGCCGGACCCACTGATGTTCCACTCGGCCTGCCTGGCGCTCGGCTGCGACCCGGCCCAGACGGTCCACGTCGGAGACAAGCTCGACACCGACGCGATCGGCGCGCAGGACGCCGGCCTCGGCGCCGTCTGGCTCGACCGCGACGGCACGAGTCGCACCGGCGAGCGCGCGCCCGCGGGTGTACACACGGTAACCAGTCTCGCCGAGCTGCCTGAGCTGCTGGTTTCCGAGTACGTGACGGTCGGCGTCCCGGCCCAGCGTGCGGCGGGGACCCCCGCTGCGCAGCTGCGGGACCGCGTGCTCTAG
- a CDS encoding HU family DNA-binding protein, with the protein MANKAQLIEALSERLGDKKVASEAVDGLVDIIIRTVNKGEKVNITGFGVFEKRARAARTARNPRTGETVKVKKTNVPAFRAGTTFKDVISGTKKLPKATAVKRATATPARATTTRATATRATASRPATTRATTTRTRATAAKPAAKATATKAPATKARATKATAKPAAKATAAKATTTRAKAAAKPAAKATATKAAAKPAAKATAAKTTAAKKPAAKAPAKRTSAAKKK; encoded by the coding sequence ATGGCCAACAAGGCCCAGCTGATCGAGGCGCTGTCGGAGCGTCTGGGCGACAAAAAGGTTGCTTCGGAGGCCGTCGACGGTCTCGTCGACATCATCATCCGGACGGTCAACAAGGGCGAGAAGGTGAACATCACCGGGTTCGGTGTGTTCGAGAAGCGTGCCCGCGCCGCCCGCACCGCACGGAACCCGCGCACCGGTGAGACCGTGAAGGTGAAGAAGACCAACGTGCCCGCCTTCCGCGCCGGCACCACCTTCAAGGACGTCATCTCGGGCACCAAAAAGCTGCCCAAGGCCACCGCCGTCAAACGCGCCACCGCCACCCCCGCCCGCGCCACCACCACGCGTGCGACGGCAACCCGCGCGACGGCCTCCCGCCCGGCGACCACCCGCGCCACCACCACGCGGACCCGCGCCACGGCAGCGAAGCCCGCCGCGAAGGCCACGGCCACCAAGGCCCCCGCGACGAAGGCGAGGGCCACCAAGGCCACCGCCAAGCCCGCCGCGAAGGCAACTGCGGCCAAGGCCACCACCACCCGCGCCAAGGCCGCCGCGAAGCCGGCCGCCAAGGCCACCGCAACGAAGGCCGCCGCCAAGCCGGCCGCGAAGGCGACCGCCGCGAAGACCACCGCGGCCAAGAAGCCCGCCGCCAAGGCCCCGGCCAAGCGCACCTCCGCTGCGAAGAAGAAGTAA